A window of the Hippoglossus stenolepis isolate QCI-W04-F060 chromosome 8, HSTE1.2, whole genome shotgun sequence genome harbors these coding sequences:
- the LOC118113400 gene encoding uncharacterized protein LOC118113400 isoform X1, with protein sequence MFLHTISTNRGRAHSSQTWGPVRFTCSLHALCAAGLWVPHPPLHIEHVPASYKDFTSWQDPRTAESHRPPPPRPNWCQPPLPVQLQVLSHSRSSLTPTPHRIRRNDHQTGPADTWILPPPPEASCRRGADAATGPCREPDRHDAGHHGPESVLLQCQTDDGEGPACTLNRLDSLIVEMDEPMRREGDGGRRREGSAVSFRTALFSPHCHSHTRTLNFWYPSLTIRRDVRAAF encoded by the exons ATGTTCCTGCACACAATCAGCACAAACCGTGGACGAGCTCATTCCTCGCAGACGTGGGGTCCTGTGCGTTTCACATGCTCACTACATGCTTTGTGTGCTGCAGGCCTCTGGGTGCCCCACCCCCCTCTTCATATAGAACATGTCCCGGCTTCCTATAAAGACTTTACATCCTGGCAGGATCCTCGCACAGCAGAGTCCCACCGTCCACCTCCTCCCAGGCCAAACTGGTGCCAGCCCCCCCTCCCAGTCCAGCTGCAG GTCTTGAGCCACTCCAGATCTTCCCTCACACCCACGCCACATCGAATCAGGAGAAATGATCATCAGACTGGGCCGGCTGACACCTGGATACTTCCGCCTCCTCCAG aggCAAGTTGCCGGCGAGGTGCAGATGCAGCCACAGGACCGTGCCGTGAACCAGATCGCCATGATGCTGGCCATCATGGGCCTGAGTCTGTCCTACTACAGTGCCAAACAGATGATGGAGAAGGTCCAGCCTGCACCCTGAACAGACTTGACTCTTTGATTGTTGAAATGGATGAGCCgatgaggagggaaggagatggagggaggaggcgggAAGGCTCAGCAGTGTCTTTCAGGACCGCACTTTTCTCACCTCACTGTCATAGTCACACTCGGACACTGAATTTCTGGTATCCCTCACTAACCATCCGCAGAGATGTCAGGGCTGCTTTTTAG
- the LOC118113400 gene encoding uncharacterized protein LOC118113400 isoform X2, with protein sequence MLFDSFVYVFESGRVFGGQDRRSGWVRAGLYKKVEHSTEGSLCSSSSSVFWHLLGFSAWPGSRRSNRPVGSGFLWKVLSHSRSSLTPTPHRIRRNDHQTGPADTWILPPPPEASCRRGADAATGPCREPDRHDAGHHGPESVLLQCQTDDGEGPACTLNRLDSLIVEMDEPMRREGDGGRRREGSAVSFRTALFSPHCHSHTRTLNFWYPSLTIRRDVRAAF encoded by the exons ATGCTTTTTGACagctttgtgtatgtgtttgaaagtgggcgtgtgtTTGGTGGGCAAGACCGCAGATCTGGTTGGGTGAGAGCAGGCTTGTATAAAAAGGTGGAGCACAGCACAGAAGGCTCTCTCTGTAGTTCGAGTTCATCGGTGTTCTGGCATCTGTTGGGATTCTCAGCGTGGCCGGGGAGCAGAAGGTCCAACCGGCCAGTTGGGTCCGGCTTTCTTTGGAAG GTCTTGAGCCACTCCAGATCTTCCCTCACACCCACGCCACATCGAATCAGGAGAAATGATCATCAGACTGGGCCGGCTGACACCTGGATACTTCCGCCTCCTCCAG aggCAAGTTGCCGGCGAGGTGCAGATGCAGCCACAGGACCGTGCCGTGAACCAGATCGCCATGATGCTGGCCATCATGGGCCTGAGTCTGTCCTACTACAGTGCCAAACAGATGATGGAGAAGGTCCAGCCTGCACCCTGAACAGACTTGACTCTTTGATTGTTGAAATGGATGAGCCgatgaggagggaaggagatggagggaggaggcgggAAGGCTCAGCAGTGTCTTTCAGGACCGCACTTTTCTCACCTCACTGTCATAGTCACACTCGGACACTGAATTTCTGGTATCCCTCACTAACCATCCGCAGAGATGTCAGGGCTGCTTTTTAG